Proteins encoded within one genomic window of Macrobrachium nipponense isolate FS-2020 chromosome 8, ASM1510439v2, whole genome shotgun sequence:
- the LOC135222726 gene encoding uncharacterized protein LOC135222726 isoform X1, with protein sequence MNIDNVVSLAFLVLLYHGLYFFSGSSNIAAPTSPNLAPNIPSPSNSQVVSSSSSSSPIPSSPVSSPTHPSSPLLPPLSPPPPPPPQSAKIDIGDGGIALPPVSPLAPSPHAFGFSSDPSSVVTAATAALPKSSASPSVSPPPLPSSSPPPLLSLSSMSSEVLTSVSNKIVAPLSSIAPGFSTVTSTQTQDCNPTASPSGPPPPLPLSDPPILLAPLDGEELEPPHSPLDVSTPLTMDGMTALHLAAQGNNWHVPKYSPDNGAMLSSDGILLGGNM encoded by the exons atgaataTTGATAATGTAGTCAGTCTGGCATTTTTAGTGTTGTTATACCATGGCTTGTACTTTTTTTCAGGTTCCTCAAACATAGCAGCACCAACCTCACCCAACCTAGCTCCTAACATCCCCAGTCCAAGTAATTCACAAGTTGTctcatcctcttcttcctcttccccaaTCCCATCCTCACCTGTATCATCTCCAACCCATCCATCTTCTCCACTACTGccacctctttctcctcctccccctccccctccacagtCTGCTAAGATAGATATCGGTGATGGGGGTATTGCATTACCTCCTGTGTCTCCTTTAGCACCTTCACCACATGCTTTTGGCTTTTCGTCAGATCCCTCTTCTGTAGTTACTGCAGCAACGGCAGCTTTACCAAAGTCATCTGCATCACCTTCTGTTTCACCTCCACCTCTACCATCATCATCTCCCCCACCCCTACTCTCATTATCTTCAATGTCATCAGAGGTTCTAACATCAGTGAGTAATAAAATTGTAGCTCCTCTGTCTAGCATAGCCCCAGGTTTTTCTACTGTAACCTCTACACAAACTCAAGATTGTAATCCTACTGCATCCCCGTCTGGTCcgcctccacctctacctctatCTGATCCTCCTATTTTGCTGGCCCCTTTGGATGGTGAAGAATTAGAGCCCCCTCACTCCCCATTAGATGTATCTACACCTCTTACCATGGACGGAATGACTGCCTTACATCTAGCAGCACAAGGGAACAACTGGCA TGTTCCCAAGTACAGTCCAGATAATGGGGCTATGTTGTCAA GTGATGGTATATTGTTGGGAGGTAATATGTAG
- the LOC135222726 gene encoding uncharacterized protein LOC135222726 isoform X2, whose translation MNIDNVVSLAFLVLLYHGLYFFSGSSNIAAPTSPNLAPNIPSPSNSQVVSSSSSSSPIPSSPVSSPTHPSSPLLPPLSPPPPPPPQSAKIDIGDGGIALPPVSPLAPSPHAFGFSSDPSSVVTAATAALPKSSASPSVSPPPLPSSSPPPLLSLSSMSSEVLTSVSNKIVAPLSSIAPGFSTVTSTQTQDCNPTASPSGPPPPLPLSDPPILLAPLDGEELEPPHSPLDVSTPLTMDGMTALHLAAQGNNWHVPKYSPDNGAMLSSRCRCS comes from the exons atgaataTTGATAATGTAGTCAGTCTGGCATTTTTAGTGTTGTTATACCATGGCTTGTACTTTTTTTCAGGTTCCTCAAACATAGCAGCACCAACCTCACCCAACCTAGCTCCTAACATCCCCAGTCCAAGTAATTCACAAGTTGTctcatcctcttcttcctcttccccaaTCCCATCCTCACCTGTATCATCTCCAACCCATCCATCTTCTCCACTACTGccacctctttctcctcctccccctccccctccacagtCTGCTAAGATAGATATCGGTGATGGGGGTATTGCATTACCTCCTGTGTCTCCTTTAGCACCTTCACCACATGCTTTTGGCTTTTCGTCAGATCCCTCTTCTGTAGTTACTGCAGCAACGGCAGCTTTACCAAAGTCATCTGCATCACCTTCTGTTTCACCTCCACCTCTACCATCATCATCTCCCCCACCCCTACTCTCATTATCTTCAATGTCATCAGAGGTTCTAACATCAGTGAGTAATAAAATTGTAGCTCCTCTGTCTAGCATAGCCCCAGGTTTTTCTACTGTAACCTCTACACAAACTCAAGATTGTAATCCTACTGCATCCCCGTCTGGTCcgcctccacctctacctctatCTGATCCTCCTATTTTGCTGGCCCCTTTGGATGGTGAAGAATTAGAGCCCCCTCACTCCCCATTAGATGTATCTACACCTCTTACCATGGACGGAATGACTGCCTTACATCTAGCAGCACAAGGGAACAACTGGCA TGTTCCCAAGTACAGTCCAGATAATGGGGCTATGTTGTCAA GTCGGTGCCGGTGCTCGTGA
- the LOC135222726 gene encoding uncharacterized protein LOC135222726 isoform X3, with amino-acid sequence MNIDNVVSLAFLVLLYHGLYFFSGSSNIAAPTSPNLAPNIPSPSNSQVVSSSSSSSPIPSSPVSSPTHPSSPLLPPLSPPPPPPPQSAKIDIGDGGIALPPVSPLAPSPHAFGFSSDPSSVVTAATAALPKSSASPSVSPPPLPSSSPPPLLSLSSMSSEVLTSVSNKIVAPLSSIAPGFSTVTSTQTQDCNPTASPSGPPPPLPLSDPPILLAPLDGEELEPPHSPLDVSTPLTMDGMTALHLAAQGNNWQ; translated from the exons atgaataTTGATAATGTAGTCAGTCTGGCATTTTTAGTGTTGTTATACCATGGCTTGTACTTTTTTTCAGGTTCCTCAAACATAGCAGCACCAACCTCACCCAACCTAGCTCCTAACATCCCCAGTCCAAGTAATTCACAAGTTGTctcatcctcttcttcctcttccccaaTCCCATCCTCACCTGTATCATCTCCAACCCATCCATCTTCTCCACTACTGccacctctttctcctcctccccctccccctccacagtCTGCTAAGATAGATATCGGTGATGGGGGTATTGCATTACCTCCTGTGTCTCCTTTAGCACCTTCACCACATGCTTTTGGCTTTTCGTCAGATCCCTCTTCTGTAGTTACTGCAGCAACGGCAGCTTTACCAAAGTCATCTGCATCACCTTCTGTTTCACCTCCACCTCTACCATCATCATCTCCCCCACCCCTACTCTCATTATCTTCAATGTCATCAGAGGTTCTAACATCAGTGAGTAATAAAATTGTAGCTCCTCTGTCTAGCATAGCCCCAGGTTTTTCTACTGTAACCTCTACACAAACTCAAGATTGTAATCCTACTGCATCCCCGTCTGGTCcgcctccacctctacctctatCTGATCCTCCTATTTTGCTGGCCCCTTTGGATGGTGAAGAATTAGAGCCCCCTCACTCCCCATTAGATGTATCTACACCTCTTACCATGGACGGAATGACTGCCTTACATCTAGCAGCACAAGGGAACAACTGGCA GTGA